In one window of Thiobacter sp. AK1 DNA:
- a CDS encoding JAB domain-containing protein has product MSNADLLAMLVGRETAKALAAKPLAELFGFTKPRQKQLCEDAATYTVHPALAAAKELFTRCIRERMEEEDLCFSSPETTKAFLCSKIGHLEHEAFWCLWLDAQHRLILAEELFRGTITQASVYPREVVKRALAVNAAAVILAHNHPSGVAEPSQADQMLTRTLKEALALVDVRVLDHFVIAGHQGTSFAARGLL; this is encoded by the coding sequence ATGTCCAATGCCGACCTGCTGGCGATGCTGGTGGGTCGGGAAACAGCCAAAGCGCTGGCAGCTAAACCGCTGGCTGAGCTATTCGGCTTTACAAAGCCTCGCCAGAAGCAATTGTGCGAGGATGCAGCGACCTACACGGTGCATCCGGCCCTGGCTGCGGCGAAGGAGCTTTTCACTCGCTGCATCCGGGAACGGATGGAGGAAGAAGACCTGTGCTTCTCCTCACCGGAGACCACAAAGGCGTTCCTGTGCTCGAAGATCGGGCACCTGGAACACGAGGCGTTCTGGTGTTTGTGGCTGGACGCCCAGCATCGCTTGATCCTCGCGGAGGAGCTTTTCCGGGGCACGATCACGCAAGCCTCGGTTTATCCGCGAGAAGTGGTCAAACGCGCGCTGGCGGTGAACGCCGCAGCCGTGATCTTGGCTCACAACCACCCGTCCGGTGTGGCCGAGCCCAGCCAGGCCGACCAGATGCTCACCAGGACGCTCAAAGAAGCACTCGCCCTGGTGGACGTGCGCGTGCTGGACCATTTTGTTATCGCGGGTCATCAGGGCACTTCGTTCGCTGCGCGAGGCCTGCTGTGA